Proteins encoded within one genomic window of Geotalea daltonii FRC-32:
- a CDS encoding sigma-54-dependent Fis family transcriptional regulator, with translation MTKGWRTGKSDCKSKDGDLRARVHFCMESGHIWLHEHRMLLVHAEAQATLRRELIETLGMERVQGLLTRMGYAAGMHDAELARTRFEGASDMELFMTGPKLHMLEGEVKVTPVKIEFDRTAGSFYGEFLWENSWEGQWHKRHFGTNGEPVCWSQIGYACGYSTAFMGRPILYKEVECVGMGKNNCRIIGKPIDEWEDATDYMRLFNRESIAEQLMDLQTQVVQLRSAINKKEKLPSDIVGNSKIFCTAYELLQQAAKSQITVLLLGETGVGKEVFARSLHNSGARSKESFIAINCAAIPHDLVESELFGVEKGAYTGAMTARAGRFERANGGTLFLDEIGDLPFSAQAKLLRVLQEGEIERIGDHKTRKVDVRLVAATNVDLRQLVKEGRFRSDLYYRLNAFQINIPPLRERKEDIPLLAKRFLEKYSAIHGKKLRGFTDKAKRALLSYQWPGNIREMQNMIERGVILAPSGTRIELEQMFSASGEEHGLEIGLDNNGSLGANGWDYGKDLCEAVFNGVMTLDQVEAMLIETAVAKSSGNLASAARKLGLTRRQLAYRLGNLRENEPAEPAIPVPREQRVKQSETAG, from the coding sequence ATGACCAAGGGGTGGCGTACCGGCAAGTCCGACTGCAAGTCAAAGGATGGAGACCTGCGGGCACGGGTGCATTTCTGCATGGAATCCGGCCACATATGGCTGCACGAACATCGCATGCTCCTGGTCCATGCCGAGGCTCAGGCAACGCTCCGCCGGGAGTTGATCGAAACGCTCGGCATGGAGCGCGTACAGGGATTGCTTACCCGCATGGGTTATGCGGCGGGTATGCACGATGCTGAACTTGCCCGGACCCGATTCGAGGGCGCAAGCGACATGGAACTTTTCATGACCGGCCCGAAGCTGCATATGCTGGAGGGGGAAGTAAAAGTGACACCGGTCAAGATCGAATTCGATCGTACCGCGGGAAGCTTCTATGGCGAATTTCTTTGGGAAAATTCATGGGAAGGCCAATGGCACAAGCGCCATTTCGGCACCAATGGGGAGCCGGTCTGCTGGAGTCAAATAGGTTATGCTTGCGGCTACTCCACAGCCTTCATGGGACGGCCGATCTTGTACAAGGAAGTTGAGTGTGTCGGCATGGGAAAGAATAATTGCCGCATTATCGGCAAGCCCATTGATGAATGGGAAGATGCCACCGACTACATGCGTCTTTTCAACCGGGAGTCCATTGCCGAACAGCTGATGGACCTGCAAACCCAAGTGGTGCAACTCCGCTCTGCCATAAACAAAAAGGAAAAGCTCCCCTCCGACATCGTCGGCAATTCGAAGATCTTTTGCACCGCATATGAATTGCTCCAGCAGGCTGCCAAAAGCCAGATCACGGTGCTGCTCCTTGGGGAGACCGGAGTCGGCAAGGAAGTATTCGCTCGCAGTTTGCACAATAGCGGTGCCCGCAGCAAGGAATCTTTCATTGCCATCAACTGTGCGGCCATCCCCCACGACCTGGTGGAATCGGAACTGTTCGGCGTGGAAAAGGGTGCCTATACCGGCGCCATGACTGCCCGCGCCGGCCGCTTCGAACGGGCAAACGGTGGCACCCTGTTTCTCGACGAGATCGGCGATCTGCCCTTTTCGGCGCAAGCCAAACTCTTGCGCGTGTTGCAGGAAGGGGAAATCGAACGGATAGGCGATCACAAAACCCGCAAGGTCGATGTGAGGCTGGTGGCGGCTACCAACGTGGACCTGAGACAGCTGGTCAAGGAAGGCAGATTCCGTTCCGATTTGTATTACCGCCTCAATGCTTTCCAGATCAACATTCCGCCGCTCAGGGAGCGTAAGGAGGATATTCCGCTGCTGGCCAAACGATTTCTGGAGAAATATTCGGCGATCCATGGCAAGAAACTGCGCGGCTTCACCGATAAGGCCAAGCGGGCACTCCTTTCCTATCAATGGCCGGGAAACATCCGTGAGATGCAGAACATGATCGAACGCGGCGTCATTCTGGCACCAAGCGGCACTCGCATCGAGTTGGAGCAGATGTTTTCGGCAAGCGGCGAAGAACATGGCCTTGAAATAGGTCTTGATAACAACGGTTCACTTGGGGCCAACGGTTGGGATTACGGCAAAGATCTTTGTGAGGCGGTTTTTAATGGTGTCATGACACTGGATCAGGTGGAGGCGATGCTCATTGAAACCGCAGTGGCTAAAAGCAGTGGCAACCTTGCTTCAGCTGCCAGAAAACTAGGTTTGACCAGACGCCAGCTTGCATACAGATTGGGAAATCTCCGCGAAAATGAACCTGCTGAGCCGGCAATCCCTGTTCCCCGCGAACAGCGGGTCAAGCAGTCGGAAACAGCCGGCTGA